The Rhea pennata isolate bPtePen1 chromosome 9, bPtePen1.pri, whole genome shotgun sequence genome has a segment encoding these proteins:
- the FYTTD1 gene encoding UAP56-interacting factor isoform X1, which translates to MSGFGAAKPLPGSSTAAGARNGSSDSLEKIDMSLDDIIKLNKKEERKQYSPKIKRGLQQNRTRQFRTPGSKWGIQQQKGYGKNRLGRRKKVAGKKRSYGVITGLAAKKAMGSRKGISPLNRQPLSEKNAQRNYPVLKKKTTLQRQSEMQRKQAPALRRPVPLNRRNNVQSTFTRIGNKLNQQKDTRQATFLFRRGLKVQAQVQPADDLDNQTVKRTRQWRTSTTSGGILTVSIDNPGAIINPISQKLRLTRTPVPPFLMKRDQSEEKKIPKGVPLQFDINSVGKQTGMTLNERFGILKEQRTALSQNKGSRFVTVG; encoded by the exons ATGAGTGGTTTCGGGGCTGCAAAGCCGCTTCCGGGCTCCTCGACTGCGGCGGGGGCCCGGAACGGCAGCAGTGACAGCCTAGAGAAGATCGACATGTCTCTCG ATGATATAAtcaaactgaataaaaaagaagagcGAAAGCAGTATTCCCCCAAAATCAAAAGGGGACTTCAGCAGAACCGAACTCGGCAGTTCAGGACACCAGGCTCCAAGTGGGGAATCCAGCAGCAGAAAG GTTACGGTAAAAATCGTTTGGGACGCAGAAAGAAGGTAGCAGGGAAGAAGCGTTCTTATGGAGTTATAACTGGCTTGGCAGCCAAGAAAGCAATGGGTTCACGCAAAGGAATTAGTCCTCTGAACAGACAGCCACTTAGTGAGAAG aaTGCACAGAGGAATTACccagttttgaaaaagaaaacaaccctGCAGAGACAatctgaaatgcagagaaaacaagCACCAGCCCTCAGGAGGCCTGTCCCACTAAACAGAAG GAATAATGTACAATCCACTTTTACCAGAATTGGAAACAAACTAAATCAACAGAAAGACACTCGTCAAGCAACTTTTCTGTTTAGAAGGGGTCTGAAG GTGCAGGCCCAAGTGCAGCCAGCAGACGATCTAGATAATCAGACAGTAAAGAGAACCCGTCA ATGGCGAACTTCTACCACAAGTGGAGGGATTCTGACTGTATCTATTGACAACCCAGGAGCAATCATAAATCCAAT TTCCCAGAAATTACGATTAACTCGTACTCCTGTGCCCCCGTTTCTGATGAAGAGGGATCAGTCTGAAGAGAAGAAGATTCCCAAAGGGGTTCCTTTGCAGTTTGATATTAATAGTGTTGGAAAACAG acGGGGATGACTTTGAATGAGCGTTTTGGGATCCTGAAGGAACAAAGAACAGCGCTGTCCCAGAACAAAGGAAGCCGTTTTGTAACCGTGGGCTAA
- the FYTTD1 gene encoding UAP56-interacting factor isoform X2, which yields MSGFGAAKPLPGSSTAAGARNGSSDSLEKIDMSLDDIIKLNKKEERKQYSPKIKRGLQQNRTRQFRTPGSKWGIQQQKGYGKNRLGRRKKVAGKKRSYGVITGLAAKKAMGSRKGISPLNRQPLSEKNAQRNYPVLKKKTTLQRQSEMQRKQAPALRRPVPLNRRNNVQSTFTRIGNKLNQQKDTRQATFLFRRGLKVQAQVQPADDLDNQTVKRTRQWRTSTTSGGILTVSIDNPGAIINPISQKLRLTRTPVPPFLMKRDQSEEKKIPKGVPLQFDINSVGKQFFR from the exons ATGAGTGGTTTCGGGGCTGCAAAGCCGCTTCCGGGCTCCTCGACTGCGGCGGGGGCCCGGAACGGCAGCAGTGACAGCCTAGAGAAGATCGACATGTCTCTCG ATGATATAAtcaaactgaataaaaaagaagagcGAAAGCAGTATTCCCCCAAAATCAAAAGGGGACTTCAGCAGAACCGAACTCGGCAGTTCAGGACACCAGGCTCCAAGTGGGGAATCCAGCAGCAGAAAG GTTACGGTAAAAATCGTTTGGGACGCAGAAAGAAGGTAGCAGGGAAGAAGCGTTCTTATGGAGTTATAACTGGCTTGGCAGCCAAGAAAGCAATGGGTTCACGCAAAGGAATTAGTCCTCTGAACAGACAGCCACTTAGTGAGAAG aaTGCACAGAGGAATTACccagttttgaaaaagaaaacaaccctGCAGAGACAatctgaaatgcagagaaaacaagCACCAGCCCTCAGGAGGCCTGTCCCACTAAACAGAAG GAATAATGTACAATCCACTTTTACCAGAATTGGAAACAAACTAAATCAACAGAAAGACACTCGTCAAGCAACTTTTCTGTTTAGAAGGGGTCTGAAG GTGCAGGCCCAAGTGCAGCCAGCAGACGATCTAGATAATCAGACAGTAAAGAGAACCCGTCA ATGGCGAACTTCTACCACAAGTGGAGGGATTCTGACTGTATCTATTGACAACCCAGGAGCAATCATAAATCCAAT TTCCCAGAAATTACGATTAACTCGTACTCCTGTGCCCCCGTTTCTGATGAAGAGGGATCAGTCTGAAGAGAAGAAGATTCCCAAAGGGGTTCCTTTGCAGTTTGATATTAATAGTGTTGGAAAACAG TTCTTCCGCTAA